A region of Bradyrhizobium sp. SZCCHNS1050 DNA encodes the following proteins:
- the recN gene encoding DNA repair protein RecN has protein sequence MLARLSIRDIVLIERLDLEFSHGLAVLTGETGAGKSILLDAFALALGGRGDASLVRHGADQGQVTAVFEIGKDHPAARILAANGLDANGEMILRRVQFGDGRTRAFINDQSVSVQTLKAIGATLVEIHGQHDERALVDAATHRRLLDAFAGLEKDVAAVEALWAARRTAVTALDEHRAGMERAAREADYLRHASDELKKLAPKEGEETQLAARRTAMMQGEKIAGDLRDAQDAVSGNQSPIAALAAAVRRLERRAVSSPALVDPAVKAIDSAINALEEADQHLTVALAATDFDPLELERIEERLFALRAAARKYSTPVDGLAALAAKYAADVVLIDAGAEQLKKLEAAAATADARYAAAAAKLSAARTKSAEKLNRAVHAELAPLKLERAKFMTQVDSDAEAPGPEGIDRVEFWVQTNPGTRPGPMMKVASGGELSRFLLALKVVLSDRGSAPTLVFDEIDTGVGGAVADAIGARLARLAHGVQVMAVTHAPQVAARADQHLLISKDALDRGKRVVTRVNTLATLHRREEIARMLAGAEVTAEARAAADRLLEAAAA, from the coding sequence ATGCTGGCGCGACTGTCGATCCGTGACATCGTCCTGATCGAACGACTCGATCTCGAATTCTCCCATGGACTTGCGGTGCTGACCGGCGAGACCGGTGCCGGCAAGTCGATCCTGCTGGACGCCTTCGCTCTCGCGCTCGGCGGTCGCGGCGACGCCAGCCTGGTGCGCCACGGGGCCGACCAGGGGCAGGTCACGGCCGTGTTCGAGATCGGCAAGGATCATCCCGCGGCCAGGATCCTCGCCGCCAACGGCCTGGATGCCAATGGCGAGATGATCCTGCGCCGCGTCCAGTTCGGCGACGGCCGCACCCGCGCCTTCATCAACGACCAGTCGGTCAGCGTGCAGACGCTGAAAGCGATCGGCGCCACCCTGGTCGAGATCCATGGCCAGCATGATGAGCGTGCGCTGGTCGATGCCGCCACCCACCGCCGGCTGCTGGATGCCTTTGCGGGTCTGGAGAAGGACGTCGCCGCGGTCGAGGCCCTCTGGGCGGCCCGCCGGACCGCGGTCACGGCGCTCGACGAGCACCGGGCTGGCATGGAGCGCGCGGCCCGCGAGGCCGACTATCTGCGGCATGCCTCGGACGAGCTGAAGAAGCTGGCGCCGAAGGAGGGCGAGGAGACGCAGCTCGCCGCCCGCCGCACGGCCATGATGCAGGGCGAGAAGATCGCGGGCGATCTGCGCGACGCGCAGGATGCGGTCAGCGGCAACCAGTCGCCGATCGCCGCGCTGGCCGCGGCCGTTCGCCGGCTGGAGCGACGCGCGGTCAGCTCGCCCGCGCTGGTCGATCCGGCGGTGAAGGCGATCGATTCGGCGATCAACGCCCTGGAGGAGGCCGATCAGCATCTGACGGTGGCGCTCGCGGCCACCGATTTCGATCCGCTGGAGCTGGAGCGCATCGAGGAGCGGCTGTTCGCGCTGCGCGCGGCTGCGCGCAAATATTCGACGCCGGTGGATGGGCTGGCGGCCTTGGCTGCCAAATATGCCGCGGATGTCGTCCTGATCGATGCCGGCGCCGAGCAGTTGAAGAAGCTGGAGGCGGCGGCGGCAACAGCCGATGCGCGCTATGCCGCGGCGGCGGCCAAGCTGTCGGCGGCGCGGACCAAGTCAGCGGAGAAGCTGAACCGGGCCGTCCATGCCGAACTCGCCCCGCTCAAGCTGGAGCGCGCCAAGTTCATGACCCAGGTCGACAGCGACGCCGAGGCGCCGGGGCCGGAGGGCATCGACCGTGTCGAGTTCTGGGTCCAGACCAATCCGGGCACGCGGCCGGGCCCGATGATGAAGGTCGCCTCGGGCGGCGAGCTGTCGCGGTTCCTGCTGGCGCTCAAGGTCGTGCTGTCCGACCGCGGCTCGGCGCCGACCTTGGTGTTCGACGAGATCGACACGGGCGTTGGCGGCGCGGTCGCGGATGCCATCGGCGCCCGGCTGGCGCGGCTCGCGCACGGGGTTCAGGTGATGGCCGTGACCCATGCGCCGCAGGTCGCGGCCAGGGCGGACCAGCATCTCCTGATTTCCAAGGATGCGCTGGATCGCGGCAAGCGTGTCGTCACCCGGGTCAACACGCTCGCCACCCTGCACCGCCGCGAGGAGATCGCCCGCATGCTGGCCGGCGCCGAGGTCACCGCCGAAGCCCGCGCCGCCGCCGACCGGCTGCTGGAGGCTGCGGCGGCGTAG
- a CDS encoding outer membrane protein assembly factor BamD, translating into MSIQRLTRDLRHPAASIGRLRLAASLILLALPLSGCGTGGLWDKFLAKDDTFVDEPADKLYNEGLYLMNEKKDVKGATKKFEEVDRQHPYSDWARKSLLMSAYASYQAGDYDGCIGAATRYVTLHPGSPDAAYAQYLIAASHYDQIPDISRDQGRTEKAIASLEEVVRKYPTSEYATNAKAKMEGARDQLAGKEMDVGRYYMQKRDYTAAINRFKAVVTQYQTTRHVEEALYRLTEAYMTIGIVGEAQTAAAVLGHNFPDSKWYKDAYNLVKSGGVEPEENKGSYISRAFKKLGLG; encoded by the coding sequence ATGTCGATACAGCGTCTCACGCGCGACCTCCGTCATCCCGCAGCAAGCATCGGCCGGCTCCGGCTCGCCGCGTCGCTGATCCTGCTGGCGCTGCCGTTGAGCGGCTGCGGCACCGGCGGACTCTGGGACAAGTTCCTCGCCAAGGACGACACCTTCGTCGATGAGCCCGCGGACAAGCTCTACAATGAGGGCTTGTACCTGATGAACGAGAAGAAGGACGTCAAAGGCGCGACCAAGAAGTTCGAGGAGGTCGACCGCCAGCATCCTTATTCCGACTGGGCCCGCAAATCGCTGCTGATGTCGGCCTACGCCTCCTATCAGGCCGGCGACTACGACGGCTGCATCGGCGCCGCCACCCGCTACGTGACCCTGCACCCGGGCAGCCCCGACGCGGCCTATGCGCAATACCTGATCGCTGCCTCGCATTACGACCAGATCCCGGACATCAGCCGCGACCAGGGCCGGACCGAGAAGGCCATCGCCTCCCTCGAAGAGGTGGTGCGTAAATATCCGACCTCCGAATACGCCACCAATGCCAAGGCCAAGATGGAGGGCGCCCGCGACCAGCTCGCCGGCAAGGAAATGGATGTCGGCCGCTATTACATGCAGAAGCGCGACTACACGGCCGCCATCAACCGCTTCAAGGCGGTGGTGACGCAGTATCAGACCACGCGGCACGTCGAGGAAGCGCTGTATCGCCTGACCGAGGCCTACATGACGATCGGCATCGTCGGCGAGGCCCAGACCGCGGCGGCCGTGCTCGGGCACAATTTCCCCGACAGCAAGTGGTACAAGGACGCCTACAATCTCGTGAAGTCGGGCGGCGTCGAGCCCGAGGAGAACAAGGGCTCCTACATCTCGCGCGCCTTCAAGAAGCTCGGCCTGGGCTGA
- the lpxC gene encoding UDP-3-O-acyl-N-acetylglucosamine deacetylase, whose translation MKFSRQTTLRSQATVTGVGVHSGAPVSLTIGPAPIDAGIVFLRTGLDGADREVQASFGSVIATELATVLGDRNGPLVSTAEHVLAALRGMGVDNALIEVDGPEVPIMDGSAAPFVAAIDQAGIVNQSAPRRYIQVLKPVQVTIGASTGELRPNSSGFWVEAEIDFTNPVIGRQAYHFELSPERFRREIARARTFGCMSDVSRLWSAGFALGSSFDNTLVFDEDRLLNPEGLRYADECARHKVLDAIGDLALAGLPMLGTYRSVRGGHKLNHAVLTALMADRTAWRIVEGETVRRPRVAAEVVGGMVGGMVAPAYGPDVS comes from the coding sequence ATGAAATTCAGCCGGCAAACAACGCTTCGTTCGCAAGCCACCGTCACCGGTGTAGGCGTCCACTCTGGCGCGCCTGTCAGCCTGACGATCGGGCCTGCGCCGATCGATGCGGGGATCGTGTTCCTCCGCACCGGCCTCGATGGCGCCGACCGCGAGGTCCAGGCGTCCTTCGGCTCGGTGATCGCCACCGAGTTGGCGACGGTGCTCGGTGACCGCAACGGTCCGCTGGTGTCCACCGCCGAGCATGTTCTCGCCGCGCTGCGCGGCATGGGTGTCGACAATGCGCTGATCGAGGTCGATGGCCCCGAGGTTCCGATCATGGATGGCAGTGCGGCACCGTTCGTCGCTGCCATCGACCAGGCCGGGATCGTCAATCAGTCGGCTCCGCGGCGCTACATTCAGGTGCTCAAGCCGGTCCAGGTGACCATCGGCGCCTCCACGGGCGAGCTGCGTCCCAACAGCTCCGGCTTCTGGGTCGAAGCCGAAATCGATTTCACCAACCCCGTGATCGGCCGCCAAGCCTATCATTTCGAGCTCAGCCCCGAGCGCTTCCGCCGCGAGATCGCCCGCGCCCGCACCTTCGGCTGCATGAGCGACGTGTCGCGACTGTGGAGCGCCGGCTTCGCGCTCGGTTCGTCCTTCGACAACACGCTTGTGTTCGACGAGGACCGCCTGCTCAATCCCGAAGGTCTGCGCTACGCCGACGAATGCGCCCGCCACAAGGTGCTGGATGCGATCGGCGATCTGGCGCTGGCCGGCTTGCCGATGCTCGGAACCTATCGTTCGGTCCGTGGCGGTCACAAGCTCAACCATGCGGTGCTGACTGCTCTGATGGCGGATCGCACGGCTTGGCGGATCGTCGAAGGCGAGACCGTGCGGCGTCCCCGCGTGGCCGCGGAGGTCGTTGGCGGTATGGTCGGTGGCATGGTCGCGCCGGCCTACGGCCCGGACGTGTCCTGA
- the ftsZ gene encoding cell division protein FtsZ, producing MALTITPPDIHELKPRITVFGVGGAGGNAVNNMITAGLQGVDFVVANTDAQALTMSKAQRIIQMGTQVTQGLGAGSQPDVGAAAAQEVIDEIRDHLSGANMVFVTAGMGGGTGTGAAPVIAKTAREMNILTVGVVTKPFHFEGARRMRTAESGISELHKVVDTLLIIPNQNLFRVANEKTTFADAFAMADQVLYSGVACITDLMVKEGLINLDFADVRAVMREMGKAMMGTGEASGDKRALTAAEAAIANPLIDDSSMKGARGLLISITGGKDLTLFEVDEAATRIREEVDQDANIIVGATFDESLDGLIRVSVVATGIEQAQFNRNVTTSQPAAAVAPIAAAPTAAAGLPESRLADLTARLRADNQRLAERAAKLEQQASQAPAVAAAAPAPMAPAPRPAPNLERDTLAAVAAAMASEPAPSAAPAPAASYGDVTVRPIAQKPSLFPEPEAQRAAPIEPAAPPETFIPQAAERVPVRAPRMPKFEDLPMPAQAEIRQARGDEGDEHPQKTRMSLLQRLANVGLGRRDEDAEPPLPVRTAGPAMPQMPPLPERKPQRNVAQQVASHESPVSEYARRPAPQGLDVHGRPAPVSPAPQGDDHLDIPAFLRRQAT from the coding sequence ATGGCACTCACTATTACCCCTCCTGATATCCACGAGCTGAAGCCCCGGATCACCGTGTTCGGTGTCGGCGGCGCGGGCGGCAACGCCGTCAACAACATGATCACGGCCGGCCTGCAGGGGGTGGACTTCGTGGTCGCCAATACCGACGCGCAGGCGCTGACCATGTCCAAGGCTCAGCGCATCATCCAGATGGGCACGCAGGTGACCCAAGGCCTCGGCGCCGGCTCGCAGCCGGACGTCGGCGCCGCCGCCGCGCAGGAGGTGATCGACGAGATCCGCGATCATCTCTCGGGCGCCAACATGGTGTTCGTGACCGCCGGCATGGGTGGCGGAACGGGCACCGGTGCAGCTCCGGTCATTGCCAAGACCGCGCGCGAGATGAACATTCTCACCGTGGGCGTCGTCACCAAGCCGTTCCACTTCGAGGGCGCGCGCCGCATGCGCACCGCGGAGTCGGGCATCTCCGAGCTGCACAAGGTCGTCGACACGCTGCTGATCATTCCGAACCAGAACCTGTTCCGGGTCGCCAACGAGAAGACCACCTTCGCCGACGCCTTCGCGATGGCCGACCAGGTGCTCTATTCCGGCGTCGCCTGCATCACCGACCTGATGGTCAAGGAAGGCTTGATCAACCTCGACTTCGCCGACGTCCGCGCTGTCATGCGTGAGATGGGCAAGGCGATGATGGGCACCGGCGAAGCCTCCGGCGACAAGCGCGCGCTCACCGCCGCCGAAGCCGCCATCGCCAACCCGCTGATCGACGATTCGTCGATGAAGGGCGCGCGCGGCCTCCTGATCTCGATCACCGGCGGCAAGGATCTCACGCTGTTCGAGGTCGACGAAGCTGCGACCCGTATCCGCGAGGAGGTCGACCAGGACGCCAACATCATCGTCGGCGCCACCTTCGACGAATCGCTCGACGGGCTGATTCGGGTCTCGGTGGTCGCGACCGGCATCGAGCAGGCGCAGTTCAACCGGAACGTCACGACCTCACAGCCGGCGGCGGCTGTCGCTCCGATTGCCGCCGCCCCGACCGCTGCCGCGGGTCTCCCTGAAAGCCGCCTCGCCGATCTGACTGCGCGCCTGCGCGCCGACAATCAGCGCCTGGCTGAACGCGCCGCCAAGCTCGAGCAGCAGGCGTCGCAGGCTCCGGCCGTCGCCGCCGCGGCGCCCGCGCCGATGGCGCCTGCGCCGCGTCCGGCGCCGAATCTCGAGCGCGACACGCTGGCCGCCGTTGCGGCCGCAATGGCAAGCGAGCCGGCGCCCTCGGCTGCTCCGGCGCCGGCAGCCTCTTATGGCGACGTGACGGTCCGCCCGATTGCGCAGAAGCCGTCGCTGTTCCCGGAGCCCGAGGCGCAGCGCGCGGCTCCGATCGAGCCGGCGGCCCCGCCCGAGACCTTCATTCCCCAGGCCGCTGAGCGGGTTCCCGTCCGCGCGCCGCGCATGCCCAAGTTCGAGGACCTGCCGATGCCGGCCCAGGCCGAGATCCGTCAGGCGAGGGGCGACGAGGGCGACGAGCATCCGCAGAAGACCCGAATGTCGCTGCTGCAGCGTCTCGCCAATGTCGGTCTCGGCCGCCGGGACGAGGACGCCGAGCCGCCGCTGCCGGTGCGGACCGCGGGTCCTGCCATGCCGCAGATGCCGCCCCTGCCGGAACGTAAGCCGCAGCGGAACGTTGCTCAGCAGGTTGCGAGCCACGAATCGCCTGTCTCGGAATATGCCCGCCGTCCCGCGCCGCAGGGTCTGGACGTCCATGGCCGTCCTGCGCCTGTGTCCCCGGCGCCACAGGGAGACGACCATTTGGATATCCCGGCCTTCCTCCGCCGGCAGGCAACCTGA
- the ftsA gene encoding cell division protein FtsA: MTGFDRQTPKTRPMGQKRTALVASLDVGTSKIACMIARLKPAPPSDALRGRTHTVELIGYSQIQSRGVKAGAVVDPVECEQAVRQAVALAERMAKVRVESVLLPVAGGRVMGHLIEATSDIRGGAVTQADVSRVTSTGMHHATGDGRAVLHALPVGYTLDGVKGIRDPRGMLARQFGVDMNVVTTDATVAKNLMLVVERCHLNVEAMAASPYVAGLSVLTDDEADLGAAVVEMGAGTTTIAIYSGGRFVHASGFALGGHHVTMDLARGLSACIADAERIKTLYGTVLTGGSDARELMSVPTAGDNERDVPQIVSRATIANIVRHRAEEIFEMVRDRLKDSPFAAEPKARVVLSGGASQLTGLVELATRILDRPVRVGRPLGFGRLPNEAKNAAFAVPTGLLVYPQYAHLEHVEPRHTRQVGTGTDGYFGKVGRWLREGF, translated from the coding sequence ATGACCGGCTTCGATCGCCAGACTCCGAAGACGCGCCCGATGGGCCAGAAGCGCACCGCGCTTGTGGCCTCTCTCGATGTCGGCACCAGCAAGATCGCCTGCATGATCGCGCGGCTGAAGCCGGCGCCGCCCAGCGACGCGCTGCGCGGCCGCACCCACACGGTCGAGCTGATCGGCTACAGCCAGATCCAGTCGCGCGGCGTCAAGGCCGGCGCCGTCGTCGATCCCGTCGAATGCGAGCAGGCCGTGCGGCAGGCGGTCGCGCTTGCCGAGCGCATGGCCAAGGTGCGGGTCGAGTCCGTGCTGCTGCCGGTCGCCGGCGGCCGCGTCATGGGCCATCTGATCGAGGCCACCTCGGACATTCGCGGCGGCGCCGTGACCCAGGCCGATGTCAGCCGCGTGACCTCAACCGGCATGCACCACGCCACCGGCGACGGGCGCGCGGTGCTGCATGCCTTGCCCGTCGGCTACACGCTCGATGGCGTGAAGGGCATCCGCGACCCGCGCGGCATGCTGGCGCGGCAGTTCGGCGTCGACATGAACGTCGTCACGACCGACGCCACCGTGGCCAAGAACCTGATGCTCGTGGTCGAGCGCTGCCACCTCAACGTCGAGGCCATGGCGGCAAGCCCGTATGTTGCCGGGTTGTCGGTGCTGACCGACGACGAGGCCGATCTCGGCGCGGCGGTGGTCGAAATGGGGGCCGGCACCACGACGATCGCGATCTATTCCGGCGGCCGCTTCGTCCATGCCTCCGGTTTTGCGCTCGGCGGGCATCACGTGACCATGGATCTTGCGCGCGGACTATCAGCGTGCATTGCAGATGCCGAGCGAATCAAGACGTTATATGGCACGGTGCTGACTGGCGGGTCCGACGCGCGTGAGTTGATGTCTGTTCCGACGGCCGGTGACAACGAGCGGGATGTTCCGCAGATCGTGTCCCGCGCCACCATCGCGAACATCGTCAGGCACCGCGCAGAGGAGATTTTTGAAATGGTCCGCGACCGGCTGAAGGATTCGCCCTTTGCGGCAGAACCCAAGGCGCGCGTCGTCCTTAGCGGAGGCGCCTCCCAGCTGACGGGGCTGGTCGAGCTTGCGACCCGGATCCTCGACCGCCCGGTGCGCGTCGGCCGTCCGCTCGGTTTCGGCCGTCTCCCCAACGAGGCCAAGAACGCCGCCTTCGCGGTGCCCACCGGGCTTCTGGTCTATCCGCAATACGCGCACCTGGAACACGTCGAACCGCGGCATACGCGGCAGGTCGGGACAGGAACCGACGGCTACTTCGGAAAGGTCGGACGATGGCTACGCGAGGGCTTCTGA
- a CDS encoding cell division protein FtsQ/DivIB, translating into MDGAGRLARSQRPQANLKAAALGAAILLREYVSARLPRIRFAHGGTKQGRRSSRRDLASMQAARAPMVEREAPPRVVELVERYLPRRLGTVATVVLLFGSVWLGIVKGGHAQDVSAALSDTRNALANAAGFRITAVAINGRKQLTQDEILAVGGVTGRSSLLFLDAAAVRDRLKANPWIAEATVQKFFPNQLQIDVVERKAFALWQQEGRLSVIADDGAVLEQYVSRRFLTLPLVVGKGAESRARDFLALLARYPQVRAVTKAAVFVGERRWNLRTKDGLDIRLPEHDVGNALATLTQLDQDDKLFSRDIVAIDLRLSDRLTVQLSEDAAKAHDELFKDKKSKKKAGDA; encoded by the coding sequence ATGGATGGTGCAGGACGCCTCGCTCGATCGCAGAGGCCTCAAGCGAACCTGAAAGCCGCTGCCCTTGGCGCGGCAATCCTGCTGCGCGAGTATGTCTCGGCCCGCCTTCCGCGTATCCGCTTCGCGCACGGCGGCACGAAGCAAGGCAGGCGGTCGAGCCGAAGAGATCTGGCGTCGATGCAGGCCGCGCGCGCGCCGATGGTCGAGCGCGAGGCGCCGCCGCGCGTGGTCGAACTCGTCGAGCGCTATCTGCCGCGGCGGCTCGGCACCGTGGCGACGGTGGTACTCTTGTTCGGCAGCGTCTGGCTCGGCATCGTCAAGGGCGGCCACGCCCAGGACGTCAGCGCGGCCCTGTCCGACACCCGCAATGCCCTGGCCAATGCGGCCGGCTTCCGCATCACGGCCGTGGCGATCAATGGCCGCAAGCAGCTCACCCAGGACGAGATCCTCGCCGTCGGCGGCGTCACCGGCCGCTCCTCGTTGCTGTTCCTCGATGCCGCCGCGGTGCGCGACAGGCTCAAGGCCAACCCCTGGATCGCCGAAGCCACGGTGCAGAAGTTCTTTCCGAATCAACTCCAGATCGACGTTGTCGAGCGCAAGGCGTTCGCGCTCTGGCAGCAGGAGGGCCGCCTCTCGGTCATCGCCGATGACGGCGCCGTGCTCGAGCAATATGTCTCGCGCCGTTTCCTGACCCTGCCGCTCGTGGTCGGCAAGGGAGCCGAAAGCCGGGCGCGTGATTTCCTGGCGCTGCTCGCCCGCTACCCGCAGGTGCGCGCGGTCACCAAGGCCGCCGTGTTCGTCGGCGAGCGTCGCTGGAACCTGCGGACCAAGGACGGCCTCGATATTCGCCTGCCCGAGCACGATGTCGGTAATGCGCTCGCGACCCTGACCCAGCTCGACCAGGACGACAAGCTGTTCTCGCGCGACATCGTCGCCATCGACTTGCGGCTGTCGGACCGGCTGACGGTGCAACTGTCCGAGGACGCAGCGAAGGCGCACGACGAGCTGTTCAAGGACAAGAAGTCCAAGAAGAAGGCCGGTGACGCATGA